The Streptomyces sp. Je 1-332 genome has a window encoding:
- a CDS encoding TetR/AcrR family transcriptional regulator C-terminal domain-containing protein, with product MATTPLDRARVARTALKLLNETGLDGLSLRAIAKELDVKAPALYWHFKDKQALLDEMATEMLRRMNEELLAGAEPDADWRTALTAAMRGLRRHLLMYRDGAKVYSGTHFTDLSYAAPMEAHLRTLTGGGFTPGGAARAWLTAYSYTIGHVIEEQSMGPDPARAEGGYDLAARAERLAAYPLAAAAGHEMFRDYDAGFEKGLAAVVAGIGATMLET from the coding sequence GTGGCTACGACACCGCTGGACCGCGCCCGCGTCGCGCGCACCGCCCTGAAGCTCCTGAACGAGACGGGCCTCGACGGGCTCTCGCTGCGCGCCATCGCCAAGGAACTGGACGTCAAGGCGCCCGCGCTGTACTGGCACTTCAAGGACAAGCAGGCGCTGCTCGACGAGATGGCGACCGAGATGCTGCGCCGCATGAACGAGGAGCTCCTGGCGGGCGCGGAGCCGGACGCCGACTGGCGGACCGCCCTCACCGCCGCGATGCGCGGCCTGCGCCGTCACCTGCTGATGTACCGCGACGGCGCGAAGGTCTACAGCGGCACGCACTTCACCGACCTGTCCTACGCCGCCCCCATGGAGGCCCACCTGCGCACGCTCACCGGCGGCGGCTTCACACCGGGCGGAGCCGCCCGCGCCTGGCTCACGGCGTACAGCTACACGATCGGTCACGTCATCGAGGAGCAGTCCATGGGCCCGGACCCCGCGAGGGCGGAGGGCGGCTACGACCTGGCGGCGCGCGCCGAACGCCTGGCCGCGTACCCGCTCGCGGCGGCGGCCGGCCACGAGATGTTCCGTGACTACGACGCGGGGTTCGAGAAGGGCCTGGCCGCGGTGGTGGCCGGGATCGGGGCGACGATGCTGGAAACGTAG
- a CDS encoding acyltransferase, with protein sequence MRPRLRALDGLRLIAALMVAAYHYGGRDGEISEAWGSSPQLQFPTAHNWFAYGCLGVQIFFVISGFVICMSGWGRPLRAFFASRASRLLPSYWAAIILVTAVFALPVVAYEAVSPSDALVNLTMLQQPLGVDRVLGVCWTLWAELRFYALFALCVVMPGANRARVILFCAVWTLAAVVAEGANEPLLDLVLMPEYAPFFIGGIGIYLVHRDRRDLTAWGIVGVSWLIGQHYAVDRLWHAPDPEFFSYRTSFGIIAVVTAGFAAVLLIALGALHRVDWKWLTVAGALTYPFYLVHEHLGWVTVGALHRGLGLPSYATLGLTIAAMLLLAWLLNRFVEERLTPLIRRGLMTRK encoded by the coding sequence GTGCGCCCGCGCCTCAGAGCCCTGGACGGGCTGCGGCTCATCGCGGCCCTGATGGTCGCGGCCTACCACTACGGCGGGCGTGACGGTGAGATCTCCGAGGCGTGGGGCAGCTCGCCGCAGCTCCAGTTCCCCACGGCGCACAACTGGTTCGCGTACGGCTGTCTCGGCGTGCAGATCTTCTTCGTGATCAGCGGCTTCGTGATCTGCATGAGCGGCTGGGGCCGTCCGCTGCGTGCGTTCTTCGCCTCGCGCGCCTCGCGGCTGCTCCCCTCCTACTGGGCGGCGATCATCCTGGTGACGGCGGTCTTCGCGCTGCCCGTCGTGGCGTACGAGGCGGTCTCGCCCAGCGACGCCCTGGTGAACCTGACCATGCTGCAGCAACCGCTCGGCGTGGACCGGGTGCTCGGGGTCTGCTGGACGCTCTGGGCCGAGCTGCGCTTCTACGCCCTCTTCGCGCTCTGCGTCGTCATGCCCGGCGCGAACCGGGCCCGCGTGATCCTGTTCTGCGCGGTGTGGACCCTGGCCGCGGTCGTCGCGGAGGGTGCGAACGAGCCGCTGCTCGACCTCGTCCTCATGCCCGAGTACGCGCCCTTCTTCATCGGCGGCATCGGCATCTACCTCGTCCACCGGGACCGCAGGGACCTCACGGCGTGGGGCATCGTGGGCGTGAGCTGGCTGATCGGCCAGCACTACGCGGTGGACCGTCTCTGGCACGCGCCGGACCCGGAGTTCTTCTCCTACCGCACGTCCTTCGGCATCATCGCGGTCGTGACGGCGGGCTTCGCGGCGGTCCTGCTGATCGCGCTCGGCGCGCTGCACCGGGTCGACTGGAAGTGGCTGACGGTGGCGGGAGCCCTGACGTACCCCTTCTACCTGGTGCACGAACACCTGGGCTGGGTGACCGTGGGCGCGCTGCACCGGGGCCTCGGGCTTCCGTCCTACGCGACCCTCGGCCTGACGATCGCGGCGATGCTGCTGCTGGCGTGGCTCCTGAACCGTTTCGTGGAGGAGCGTCTGACACCGCTGATCCGCCGCGGGCTCATGACGCGGAAGTGA